The sequence GAGGCATGTACAATGAGGACTAATGATTTTTGAATCTGCAGATTGGAATTGCTGGAGTTCCTGCGGACTCGACGATGAAGAAAACAAAAGCAATCGAAGATAACTGGATTCCGGTTTGGGATGAAGAGTTCGAGTTCCCACTGACAGTTCCAGAACTGGCATTGCTTAGAGTTGAAGTTCATGAATTTGACATGTCTGATAAAGATGATTTTGGAGGCCAAACATGCGTACCTGTTTCAGAGTTGAGAACAGGGATCCGAGCTTTGCCACTCCATGATTATAAAGGAGACAAGTACAAGAATGTCAAATTACTCTTGAGATTCGATTTTACATGAAGTTTTTACAACACCAGTATTATACAAATAATATCAAGTGTATTGAGATCACATGTGTATCCATAACTACTCAAGAATAATTGTTTGGTTTCATTATGTATATGTTAATACACAAGTATACCTTCCAATAATTGTAAACGATGTCTCTTACTCTTTCTAAATCATGTACGTGCGTTGAGTATCTCCAAATCATCATTACAAAATGGATGTAATGTTTTATTAAaggataaaatattatatatttcgaTGTAAACAAAAAAAGGGTTTCTTAACTTCCAATCAAATGAACTCCCGCATATGGATtgctacacacacacacacacacacacacacacacacacactcttgtatgtgattatatatatttgtcttGGCAATAGAGTAGGACGGACAATTACCTAACTATTGTCTACACAAGTGAGATTTGAACTCAAAATCTTATAGTTATTGAAAACTTCTCCTTGGTCCTTACCACCGGACCAAATTTTTTTGGACAGCATTGATGATAGTTTTTAAGTTGCCCATTCATGGAAAGAATTTTCTAATTCTTTTTCCATGTGTTTTTAAGGTGGTAACAATAAAACTGGTGGGTGATTACTTCTTCCCAACGGTTTCACAGTCCACTGGATTGATAAAGTTTTAAGACATGTACCGTGtttttctgtgtgaagaagatGCTTATGGAGAATGTTGTTATGTCGTGCGTCGACTGTTTCCGTGTACATCCCAATAGTAATTGGCGGCACGTGTCCTTTAAAGTTTATTTATGACATGTAATGATACAACGCAACTTAATGCATaggtttttaaatttaatttcggGCCCAACTGTTGCTTGTCTTTGTGAACGATCAATGGCCTGTCCGATGTATGTATACCCAAAGGACCATAAAGAAGTCTTCCATTTTTCTTGTGTGTATTCACACAGAAATGACTTGGTTCACATTGGATCCTTGTGTCTTCTGTTTGTTATACTTGGGTAATTCGGTTAGGGGCAAAAGCATCATCAATAAACAATTCTTATGTTGGGTGTGTTAGATGTCTAAACCTgaaaaagagggaaaaaaaagTGTTGTTACTttcccaaattcaaaatttggaCGCAAATGTCCATCGAGTGATCATACTATATTCATCGATGACGGGATAGTTAAAccttgaatatttttttgaatacaatagaaatatttttcaaaatggcCCTGCCTAATGAAAACTTAAAATCCATGACTAAAATTAAGACCACAAGTTAGTAGTTGGGCTGCGTAGGCCCATCCGTggcaccaaaaatatttttcggagTCCAATCCGTCGGCAAGACCAGTGGACAATCGATCGTTCAGTGTAGAGAGCAGGAGGTGACAGCGAGTGAGCAAAGCATGGGTGTGGACTACTACAAGATTCTCCAGGTGGACCGCAATGCCAAAGACGATGACCTCAAGAAAGCTTACCGCAAACTCGCCATGAAATGGCATCCCGACAAAAACCCTAACAACAAAAAAGATGCCGAAGCCAAATTCAAGCAAATCTCCGAAGCTTACGATGTATGTTTTCTAGGGCATCCACTCGCATTAAATGAACCAATTATTGTCTTTGTAATTCTTGGTTTTGttttgtgattgcaggtattgaGCGATCCACAGAAGAGGGCAGTTTATGATCAGTACGGTGAGGAAGGATTAAAGGGACAGGTACCGCCGCCTGGAGCTGGTGGAGGATTTTCAGGGGATGCAGGCGGACCGACCACTTTCCGTTTTAATCCTCGCCATGCAGACGACATTTTTTCTGAGTTTTTTGGGTTTTCTAGCCCGTTTGGCGGGGCAACGGACATGGGAGGCGGGTCACGGCTCCCTTCAGGTTTTCCTAAGCATATGGAAGATATATTTGCTTCATTTAGGAATACTACCGGCGGGGAAGGGGGCTCTGGTGGTGTGCCGCGCAAGGCTGCGTCTATAGAGAGGATGCTACCTTGTAGTTTGGAGGATTTATACAAAGGAACCTCcaaaaagatgaaaatttcgCGGGATGTTGCTGATGCCAGTGGGTAAGCTAGATAATTTTTAAGCTGTGATAGTggatttattgtttttgttaattatgtcTGGTAGGAGTTTAATTGGCTATGGTTACGTTAACTTTGTaagattggaaaaaaaattgtctGTTTTCTAACGAAGTTGATTTTTTGTAGCATAAAATTCTACCGTTTATAGATTGCTGTTGGCTACAGATTTGAATTGATAGGTCAATTTATGGCTCAGAAAGTTTCAATCTTTGGTTGGTTTAAAGATGCTAActactaattaaaaaaatcagttttgatgaaaatttccaaatttggtaaatttcatgtttttttattgtgttaCGAGTTTAATTTACTCACGTTCAGGTGCTAATCTTTTGTGCAGTCTTGGATCCACAATCAGTTAATTTAGTTGAAATTGAagtaaacttaaaataatagtTGTTTTCTTTAACTGATTCTTTTACTTTTAATGTTGTAGCCATGCCATCTCTCAGTCTATAGGTTGCTGACTATGAAAATATGAGAATAAGACATCTGCAAACTGCATCTGGTCTCCTTTTGGATGGGCGGTTTTACGTGTTCAAGCCCCACCAGACTGCTAATGCTTGATTGTTTTAATTAATAACTGGTAGAAACTACGGTTTACCATTTATCCATGGCAGGCGAAAGTCCTAGGATTAGGAGTACTACTTGCACGATATTAAAGATCGTTTTGTAATTGGGAATATTAATTTTAGGACACTCACAGTCATGGTTTCTTTTGAATGTGCTGACAAGTTTGTCTTATATATTTCCAGTAGTGCATGTCTGATATTGAACTAGATGTTTGATCTATGGACCGTCTTGAGATATTTGTGTTTTACCTTGAATCGAGGAAGCTGTAGAAGCATAACTCTATTCATTCTGGCTAATAAACATGGTGTCTGCTTCTGCCTGAAGATTGGTTTTCGTCAATGTTCATAGCTTATTATGTCAAGCTTGAATATCTGAATTAGCGTCTGAAGAATTTGTTGCCTTCATTCTCCATCAATGGATTATCTCATGCCATGTAGTGAAATAATTCCCATATATGACTAAAAGTGTTGAATATCCGCAAGCGTTATTTTAATTGTTCTTTTTCCAATCAGCTGTTAAAATTATGGCATAAACTCCATAATTGGttctaaatttcaaattaaatgcaAATTGTTGGGCTGAATAATATGCCATGCATGGTTGAGTGATGCAGAATGGAGATCGATCAGTTTTTATCGTGCTAATATAAGAACTTAAAATTTGTGTTGGGATGAGTAAGGCATCACCAACTTTTAAGAATTGTTGATTAACGTTACTCCCACTTCCACTTTTCACTTATTGGGACATTTAGCAAATGTTGCCACCTCTATTAGATGTACCTATCCCTCTCTTGGGCTCGAGAAGAATCAATTTCATGTGATGGTTATTTTTAAGTTTGGAAATGCATGGTATTCCCATGGACATATTCTGACTTAAAATGTCATCTCTTAATTCAAGTTTTTGCAGTTTACTCCATATTGTCAGCGGCCGTACTTGTATCGAGTAACAGGGCTTACTATATTTCCTATTATTCTTCTGTTTGCAGAAGACCCGCTACCATGGAGGAAATTCTTACTATTGAGATTAGGCCGGGGTGGAAGAAGGGTACAAAGATAACTTTTCCGGAGAAAGGAAATGAGCAACGAGGTGTCATACCCTCTGACCTAGTATTCATAATTGACGAAAAGCCTCATAGCATGTTCAAGAGGGATggtaatgatttaattttcacCCAGAAAATTTCTTTGGTTGAAGCTCTGACTGGTTATACCGCTCAAGTGACAACACTTGACGGACGAAACCTGACAATACCCATTAACAACATCATTAGTCCTACCTATGAAGAAGTTGTGAAAGGAGAAGGGATGCCAATCCCGAAGGAACCTGGCAAAAAGGGAAACTTAAGAATCAAATTCAACATCAAGTTCCCAAGCAGGCTTACCTCAGAGCAGAAAAGTGGCATTAAACGATTATTTACATCCTCGTGAACTCTTGAGGTGGAGTACACTACCATGTGTAAGATCAAGTCATTTTATTGGTTCGTCTTGTTCGTTGTTGGAAATTATGTAGGGGGGTTGCATAAAAAACAGACATGTAGGCTTTACTCTCTATTTTTGTTAATGTTTATTTATGATATGAGTGCTAACCTTcttttagaaaatatatttgtaaTCCCTTTTGCAATTGAGCTTTGATGACAGTCAAAATGTCATGCGTGCTATACTACATAATACATCTACATCCTGCTTCAGTTCTCTCTTTGATGGTTATGTATGAGAAGCGCAGGTTCCCAGTTGACGAACTTCACAAATTTGTGGATTTTCGTTCAGTCCTAGGTTTCACATCAAACAAGCTTGTTGGTGGTGCACACAAGCATGATCAGTAATGTCATGGCTGAATTTTGGAGAAATATTGTCTTGGAACGTGAGGCCGGATGTGGGATATTGTTGGCTTAGAGATATACTGTGGTAATCTTTTACGCTTTATCCATGATGGAAGAGTGTTCCGAACATCATTAAGAAACTCTCGGGGTCCAATTTTCTATGGTA comes from Primulina huaijiensis isolate GDHJ02 chromosome 2, ASM1229523v2, whole genome shotgun sequence and encodes:
- the LOC140971689 gene encoding uncharacterized protein, translated to MGVDYYKILQVDRNAKDDDLKKAYRKLAMKWHPDKNPNNKKDAEAKFKQISEAYDVLSDPQKRAVYDQYGEEGLKGQVPPPGAGGGFSGDAGGPTTFRFNPRHADDIFSEFFGFSSPFGGATDMGGGSRLPSGFPKHMEDIFASFRNTTGGEGGSGGVPRKAASIERMLPCSLEDLYKGTSKKMKISRDVADASGRPATMEEILTIEIRPGWKKGTKITFPEKGNEQRGVIPSDLVFIIDEKPHSMFKRDGNDLIFTQKISLVEALTGYTAQVTTLDGRNLTIPINNIISPTYEEVVKGEGMPIPKEPGKKGNLRIKFNIKFPSRLTSEQKSGIKRLFTSS